In the genome of Paenibacillus pabuli, one region contains:
- a CDS encoding NAD(P)-dependent oxidoreductase, with protein MKVAIFGATGAIGKTILWELMDRGHEVTAVVRDPSKVEMEHERLRVVQGDLLNPDQVADFTAGQEAVVSAYGPKFGAEEEMLEVTRSLIEGVRRSKAGRLVVVGGAGSLITDSGEMLMDTPGFPEEVKPLAKAHVDAYNLIEASNIHWTYMSPAATITTGRRTGLFRVGMNRVITDDLGESSISVGDFAAALVDELDDPQFIQSRFTVGY; from the coding sequence ATGAAAGTTGCTATTTTTGGAGCAACCGGAGCGATTGGAAAGACGATACTGTGGGAGTTGATGGACCGCGGACATGAGGTAACAGCGGTTGTTCGTGATCCTTCGAAGGTTGAGATGGAGCATGAGCGCTTGCGTGTGGTACAGGGAGATTTGCTTAACCCGGATCAGGTTGCCGATTTTACAGCAGGGCAGGAAGCCGTTGTGAGTGCCTATGGACCGAAGTTTGGTGCGGAGGAAGAGATGCTGGAAGTTACACGTTCATTAATCGAGGGGGTTCGTCGCTCGAAAGCAGGACGGTTGGTTGTGGTTGGCGGAGCAGGAAGTTTAATTACCGATTCTGGAGAAATGCTGATGGACACACCAGGATTCCCGGAGGAAGTCAAGCCTCTGGCGAAGGCTCATGTAGATGCGTATAACCTAATCGAGGCATCGAATATTCACTGGACCTACATGAGTCCGGCAGCTACGATTACAACTGGAAGACGGACAGGCCTGTTCCGGGTTGGCATGAATCGTGTGATCACAGATGATCTGGGTGAGAGCTCGATTTCCGTTGGTGATTTTGCAGCGGCTTTGGTAGATGAGC